The genomic window ACTTCCAGAATCAAAGTAAGCCTCATTACTTATTTTATATATTTTATTTGAAGCATATGCTATTAGAGTTATAAAAAAGAGAACAGAAAGAGTGATTTTATCAACCTCTATTTTAAAGCCTCTAAAACTAAACCTCTTGAAAACACTTAAATTAACATCACTTAAGGAAGCTATAGTTAATGGCATGGCTAACCAAATAGAAACATAACCCATATTACTCAGTGCTCCATCACTACCAAAAGGTAAAACTAAAGCCACTATTAAAGCCATAACAGACAATAATTTCAATGACAAACTAGTATTTTTATTAATCAACAAAAGCGTATTAGCTAATAAAATGAAAAAGTACAACTCAAAAATATCTCGTCCTTTGAAAAACCTGAGAAAAACAAATAGAAAAATGAAGTTTATCACTAAACTTAAATACTTGCTTTTTATGAAGCCTTTAATTCCTATAAACACAATTGCTATAAGTACATATTTAACCCCTGAGATTAAGACAATCCAATAGCTTTTAAAATACACACTTAGGAGTGTCCATACATTATGATTTCCATCACTCGCCGTTCCATGACCAATTGTACTGTATAATGAGTTGAGTAAAGAGTTTTGATGATTTAAGAAAAATGCAATAATTAGAAAACATAAAATCCCAATAACTATACCTAATGTATAATACTTAAAAAAGTTAAATACAAGTCGCTTTTTCTTTATTCTATCAGCTTCACTAAAGTATGGATAAAAGAATGTAATCGTAAGTGCTAATAATGTAATATTAGGCAGTCTACTCAAGACACAAAAAACGGTTAAAAATCCTACAAAAAACAGGTTTACAAACCTTTTGTTCACAATTCCTTTATGCAAGAAGAAAACTATTAAAACATAAAGCACAATAGTTAAATGATTATGATAAAACACTAAATAACCAAAATCACTAATAAAAGCAGACAGGATAACTCCAATTGCAATCTGATAAGGTTTTAAATATCCTTTAAATATTTTAAACACAAAATATCCTGAAACCAAAAAACCTATTACAGTCAATACTCTAAATGACCATATTCCTCCATCTGGTAAAATTAAGTACCATAACCCACCTACAACAGCCGCAAACCATCTATAAAAATTAAACTCAATGCAACTTGGGCAATTAAAAACCTGTTGATACACAGTAAGCGCCAACCCTTCATCACAAACATCAAATCCTTGAAAGGACAACAAAATTCCAACTAAGGCTATAAAACAAAGGGTAAATATAAGCGCTCTTTTATGCGAAATAGAGTTTAAAATAGATATCAACATAAACAATAAAATACGAATTTATACTTTCTTTCTTTTCAATCAACATGAAGAATTATTTTTCACGCAATACAATGATACATTAATTAAAAAATAATAGCTTTGTGTTACACAGCTAATTCATGAACTCGGAAAAAATTACTCTCTCTTTGGTAATACCTCTTTATAATGAAGAAGAAAACGTTAAACCACTACTTCATAATATAAATAAAGCATTAGAAAATTACCATTTTGAAATTATTTTGGTTGATGATTTTTCTACAGATAAGACTGTAAATACCATTAAAACTTTAAATTATCCAAAAGTAACACTCATAGAGCTTCGTAAAAATTATGGCCAGAGTTCGGCTTTGGCTGCTGGCATCGATAATGCTAAGGGAGAATACATTGTAACTATGGATGGTGATTTGCAAAATGATGCCAATGATATACCTACTATGCTCCAAAAGTTGCAAAGCGAAAATTGGGATGTAGTTGTTGGAATTAGGAACAATAGAAAAGATAGTTTCTTAAAAAAACTGCCCTCTAAGATTGCCAATTTCTTAATCAGAAAAGCGACCAAACTTAATATAAAAGATCATGGATGTGCTTTAAAGATTTTTAAAAATAACATTGCCAAAGAATTAAATCTCTATGGTGAAATGCACCGATTTATAGGGCTATTAGCATATCTTAATGGCGCTCGTGTAGGTGAGATAAATGTAAATCATAACCGAAGAATACACGGAAAATCTAAATATGGCTTAGGGAGAACTTTTAAAGTGATAAATGATATTCTCCTAATCCTATTCCAACGTAATTATTTACAAAAACCCTTGTATCTTCTAGGAAACCTTGGAATTTTATTTTTTGCTATTGGTGCTGTAATTAATATTTACTTATTGATTGAAAAAATTCTAGGTAATGATATTGGTGACAGACCACTTCTTATCTTAGGAGTATTACTGCTATTAGTAGGTGTTCAACTCTTTACAACAGGTATAGCAATAGATTTACAAATGCGAACCTATTACGAAACACAAAATACAAGACCATATAAAATCAGAGAAATTACAGATTTCAATCAAAAAGGTGAAACACTCTAAAGTGGTTTTATCTTACTTTTCGCTTTAACCAAATAAAACATATTAACACCTAAAATAGCAGCATTAGCAATAATAATTGGTAAACCAACACGAAGCGTTGGCATTAAAAATCCGTAAACAACAAACAGAATACAACCTGCCATGTTTACCATACGTAGTTTCTTTACATCTTTCATTGTAAAGGACAACAATACCATAAAAGACGCTAAATAGCCTATATATTCTGTAATTGTAATTCCAAATAGTTCCATGTGTATACTTTTAAACAAAAAAGAGAAACACCCTTAGGCATTTCTCTTTTAATATTTTAATTAACTGGTTTTTATAGACTCTTATTTCGCTTACGATCTACTTCTTTTAATAGAATCTTACGAATTCTTAAGTGGTTTGGTGTTACCTCAACGTATTCATCCTTCTGAATATATTCTAAAGCCTCCTCTAACGAAAACTTAATTGCTGGTACAATCTTAGCTTTATCATCTGCACCTGCAGAACGTACGTTACTTAACTTTTTGGTCTTAGTTACGTTAACCGTCATATCATCTTGACGAGAGTTTTCACCAATAACCTGCCCTTCGTAAATATCTTCTCCTGGATCGATAAAGAACTTCCCTCTTTCCTGTAATTTATCTATAGAATACGGAATTGCAGTACCATTTTCCATAGATACTAAAGAACCATTTTGACGCTCTGGAATTCCACCTTTTATAGGTTGATATTCTTTAAAACGGTGTGCCATAATAGCTTCTCCAGCAGTTGCTGTTAACAACTGGTTACGTAAACCAATAATACCACGAGAAGGCACTATAAACTCACATACCATACGATCACCTTTAGCTTCCATGCTTAGCATTTCACCTTTACGCATCGTTACCATTTCAATGGCTTTACCTGATACATTTTCTGGTAAATCAATCGTCATTTCTTCAAAAGGCTCACATTTTTCACCATTAATTTCTTTGATGATAACTTGTGGCTGACCAATTTGTAGTTCATAACCTTCGCGACGCATAGTTTCTATCAATACTGATAAATGCAATACACCACGACCAAACACCATAAACTTATCAGCACTATCGGTTTCCTCTACTCTAAGCGCTAAATTCTTTTCAAGCTCTTTAGTAAGACGATCTTTAATGTGACGAGACGTTACAAATTTACCATCTTTACCAAAGAAAGGCGAATCGTTAATGGTAAACAACATACTCATTGTTGGCTCATCTATAGCGATGGTTTTTAACCCTTCAGGATTTTCAAAATCAGCAACTGTATCACCAATTTCAAAACCTTCTAAACCTACAATAGCACAAATATCACCTGCTTGTACTTCTTCAACTTTTAAACGGCCTAAGCCTTCAAATGTATGAAGTTCTTTAATCTTACTTTTTACTATAGAACCATCTCTTTTTACCAAAGAAATTGGTTGACCAGCCTTTAATGTTCCTCTGGTTAAACGACCAATAGCGATACGTCCTGTAAAGCTCGAAAAGTCTAAAGACGTAATCAGCATCTGCGTTGTACCTTCTTCGATTTTTGGCTCAGGAATATGCTCAATTACCATATCTAACAACGGTTCGATATTTTCAGTTGGCTTTTGCCAATCTTCGCTCATCCAATTGTTCTTAGCAGAACCATAAACCGTTGGGAAATCTAACTGCCACTCTTCAGCACCAAGCTCAAACATTAAATCAAACACCTTTTCGTGCACTTCTTCTGGTGTACAGTTTTCTTTGTCAACTTTGTTTACAACAACGCAAGGTTTTAGTCCTAAATCTATAGCTTTTTGTAACACAAAACGTGTTTGTGGCATTGGTCCTTCAAAAGCATCAACCAATAGCAAAACACCATCAGCCATATTTAACACACGTTCTACTTCACCTCCAAAATCGGCGTGACCAGGTGTATCAATGATATTTATTTTTGTGTCTTTGTAAACCACAGAAACGTTCTTAGATGTAATAGTAATACCTCTTTCACGTTCTAAATCATTGTTATCGAGAATTAAATCTCCTGTGTTTTCGTTTTCACGAAACAACTGACAATGGTACATAATCTTGTCTACCAAGGTGGTTTTTCCGTGGTCAACGTGCGCAATAATTGCAATGTTTTTAATCTTCGTCATAACTGATGCTGATTTTAAGCGCGCAAAGGTACATCATATTCCTTTTACTTCGTTAATTATATGTTATATTTTAAATATGTTACAATTTGAGTTTGTAAATTGTCGTTATAAAATTGATTAATAGTAAAAGCCTTAACAATCAACCGCTAATTGGGCTGTTTACGTCTGAACCCTAAAATTTGAAAACAGATGAATGCAATTAGCAAATACACCAAGTTTATTCCATACCTCTATTTTATTAGTATAATTGCCTATTGGTTTACCACTATTAATAGAAGTGAAGGGATTTCTGCATACCCAATATTATTGTTTGGCATTCCCTTTTTATGGCAATTGATTAAACCAAACAGAAATCTTAATTTCTCTTTAGGCATTGTGTTTGTTTGTCTATCTTCTTATCTTATTCTTGCCTATTTATTCAATTTACTAAATATTATGAATTGGTCAGAATCTGCTAAACGTTTGCTCTTTTATGGTGGAGCTCTAGTTTTTGGCAACTTTATAATGTCGCTTTGGATTATACGAAATAGTATTAAAAAGGTGTTTTAAAATGTTATCTTTGCAACTTAACATTTAAGTCTAAAGCTTTGACAACAGTTCCTAAGTTAAAACACACAGATTCCGACAATTTCTTTTTGCTTTGTGGCCCTTGTGCTATTGAAGGAGAAGATATGGCACTACGTATTGCCGAAAAGGTAGTTTCAATTACTGATAAGCTACAAATTCCTTATGTATTTAAAGGCAGTTTTAAAAAAGCCAACCGAAGCAGAATTGATAGTTTTACAGGAATAGGAGACGAAAAAGCTTTAAAAATTCTTAAGAAAGTTTCAGAAACCTTCGATATACCAACGGTAACAGACATCCACGAAGTATCTGATGCGGCTAAAGCTGCTGAATATGTTGACGTATTACAGATTCCTGCTTTTTTAGTAAGACAAACAGATTTAGTTGTTGCTGCTGCAGAAACTGGCAAAGTTGTTAACTTGAAGAAAGGACAATTTATGAGTCCTGAATCGATGAAACATGCTGTACAAAAAGTAAAAGATTCTGGTAGCGATAAGGCTTGGATCACTGATAGAGGTACTATGTTTGGCTACCAAGATATGATTGTAGATTTTAGAGGTATACCAACCATGCGCCAATATGCACCTACCGTTTTAGATGTTACACATTCTTTACAGCAACCTAACCAAACTGTTGGTGTAACTGGTGGTCGACCAGACATGATTGAGACTATTGCCAGAGCTGGTGTTGTGAATAATGTAGATGGCTTATTTATAGAAACACATTTTGATCCTGCTAATGCTAAAAGTGACGGTGCAAACATGTTACATTTAGATAATCTTGAAGGCTTATTAACCAACCTAACAAAGATTCGTAAAGTAGTGACTAGCTTATAATGATGATTAAACGTATTTTTTTAATCATTTTTATATTTTTAAGTAGTCAGAGTTTTTCTCAATCGGGTGAAACTCAATTATCAAAAGAACCTGAAAAAATAGAATTTGTTTTTTCTCCTGGCGTTCTTATTCAAAAAGAAATATTTACCGAATTTAATATTTCCGTGGGTAAAGTCAGTGCTAATTTTCCACCCAAGATCCTTCCCATTGTAGGATTTGAAGGGTTTAGAGTTGGTTTTGAAACCAATTTAAAGAGCAACGAAGATTTTATAATTGCACCAAAATTAGGCTATGAGATTTCAATAACTTTCTTTTCAATAAGATTATCTGCTCTTAATTACTATCAAAATAATGAATCTGAATTTAGAATTTTACCAGAATTTGGCGCAAGCATTGGTGGAATGTTCAATCTTACCTATGGTTATGGTATTAGTTTTAAAAACTCAATAAGTGGTATTTCAAACCATAGGCTTAGTCTTAGTATCAATTTAAACAGAAAATTGAGTAGAGCTGTTAAAAAGCTAAAATGATGAAAATTTAAGTCTTTTTCTTACCCAGAATAAGCTTAAACGGATTAGTATTGATCTCTAACTGCTTTTGTAGCACATAGACAAGAACTTCATCATTAATATCTTCAACAGATTTAAAACGGAGTGAACGTATGGATTTTCTATTCGCATCTATAAAATACTCTGTATATTTTTCCAATTTATCAAAATGCCAAAAGGCAAAATCTACATAGTCTTTAGATTTATTAAGAAAGCATATAGGAATGCCGTCATTATAGTAAAACGGGATTCGCCATTTGAAAAGTAATTCTGCATTGGGTAAGACTGCCTCTATTATAGCTTGAAGCTGTAACAAAATAGTTTTGTAAGGCTCATCTTGTTTTAAAATATAGTCTTCAGCAGGATTCAATTAAAACAAACTTAAGATCCCTAAAACCAAAAGGGCTATACCAATTATTGCCTTAAAAGGCATCAGCTTATCAGACAATTTACGTAAACTCGTTTCTAAAGCTGGTACTTTTCCAAAAACATGGGTAAGTAATAATATCCCTCCTAAAATACTCACAATGCCAAGTAAGCTGAATTTTAATATGGGTAGCACCACAAGTGCTCCGCCAATCACAGTTTGAAATGGTGCTAACACACCTGCTATTTTATTAAAAAAATTACTCTCACCATCCCATTTATCTAGTGTAGCGAGTCCAAGTAGTATACCACCAGAAATATTAGCTATTGTCAAAAGAAGTCCAAACATAATTTGCTTTATTTAATTCTTAGAATATAAATTTAGTTAATATCTTCTAAAATTGTTTTGCTGAATTGAAATAATTTATTTTACTTTGTATTTCAAAGTACTTTAAATTATGAGCAACGAAGACTATTTAAAAGACATTAGCGAGATAAAACATTTAATGAATAAATCCTCGCGTTTTATTTCATTAAGTGGCTTGTCAGGCATCTTAGCAGGAATATATGCTTTAATCGGTGCGTATATAGCATTTTGGCTTGTAAATACATACAGCGATGGTAAACTATATATATTTCATGGTTGGGTATTTTGGACTTGTATGGCTGTATTAATGATGATTGCTTTATTGAGTGCTCTAACAGGTATAATCCTTACAGTAAGAAAGGCTAAGAAGAATGACGAAAAGATATGGGACAGTTCATCACAACGTCTACTGTTTAATTTTCTCATTCCATTACTTGTAGGAGGCATTTATTGTCTTATTATTTTAGATCAAGGACGTTATGGGCAAACTGGTGGTTTAATGCTTATCTTTTATGGTTTAGCTTTAGTAAGTGCTTCAAAATATAGTTTAGGCGATATTAGATATTTAGGGTATATTCAGATTTTATTGGGATTAATTGCAAGCTACTATCCTGGTTATGGATTTTGGCTTTGGGTTATTGGTTTTGGAATAATGCATATTATTTATGGCACGTGGATGCATTTTAAGTATGACAGAAATTAAAAATCAACCTCTTGAAAACATTAGATAAAATTATCTGGATTTTTATAATTGTAGTAATAGATATTGTTCTCTATATTATTATTGGTCTTATCATTATGGGTTATGAAGATATGTGGGATATAAGTAAAGGTCCATATTTTAGCTTAGGTAGTATGACTTGGTTAGAGAAAATAGCATTTGTTTCTTATTATTTACTAATCATAGCCAATATTCTTATAATAATATTTGGCTTATATAAGATTATTACTAAATATTTAATTAATAACTAAGATTCCTGCCTTCGCAGGAAAGTGATGAGTATAATTAACAATATAAATAAACTATTTGATCATAGAATACGACTTGGTATTATGTCTGTTCTTATGGTAAACGAGTACGCAGATTTTAAAACATTAAAAGAACTACTTGGAGCAACAGATGGTAATCTGGCAAGCCACACCAAGGCTCTAGAAAATGCAGAATATATTTTAGTTGAAAAACAATTTATTGGTCGTAAACCAAATACCAGATATAGTGCAACCAAACTCGGAAAAGCAGAATTTAAAAAACATATTGAAGCGCTAGAAAAATTGATTAGCAAGACTTAAAAGTTATGGAGCATTTTGTAGATAAAGATTCTATTGTTAGAGAAATTTGGGGCAAAAGCGATACCATTTTAATGGTTTTTGCTGGTGCTTCTGCTGAATTTGCGCTTAACAAGGCTGTGGATTGGCTCTATTTTACGGGTAAATTACC from Winogradskyella sp. MH6 includes these protein-coding regions:
- a CDS encoding glycosyltransferase family 2 protein, which encodes MNSEKITLSLVIPLYNEEENVKPLLHNINKALENYHFEIILVDDFSTDKTVNTIKTLNYPKVTLIELRKNYGQSSALAAGIDNAKGEYIVTMDGDLQNDANDIPTMLQKLQSENWDVVVGIRNNRKDSFLKKLPSKIANFLIRKATKLNIKDHGCALKIFKNNIAKELNLYGEMHRFIGLLAYLNGARVGEINVNHNRRIHGKSKYGLGRTFKVINDILLILFQRNYLQKPLYLLGNLGILFFAIGAVINIYLLIEKILGNDIGDRPLLILGVLLLLVGVQLFTTGIAIDLQMRTYYETQNTRPYKIREITDFNQKGETL
- a CDS encoding uroporphyrinogen decarboxylase yields the protein MELFGITITEYIGYLASFMVLLSFTMKDVKKLRMVNMAGCILFVVYGFLMPTLRVGLPIIIANAAILGVNMFYLVKAKSKIKPL
- the typA gene encoding translational GTPase TypA; protein product: MTKIKNIAIIAHVDHGKTTLVDKIMYHCQLFRENENTGDLILDNNDLERERGITITSKNVSVVYKDTKINIIDTPGHADFGGEVERVLNMADGVLLLVDAFEGPMPQTRFVLQKAIDLGLKPCVVVNKVDKENCTPEEVHEKVFDLMFELGAEEWQLDFPTVYGSAKNNWMSEDWQKPTENIEPLLDMVIEHIPEPKIEEGTTQMLITSLDFSSFTGRIAIGRLTRGTLKAGQPISLVKRDGSIVKSKIKELHTFEGLGRLKVEEVQAGDICAIVGLEGFEIGDTVADFENPEGLKTIAIDEPTMSMLFTINDSPFFGKDGKFVTSRHIKDRLTKELEKNLALRVEETDSADKFMVFGRGVLHLSVLIETMRREGYELQIGQPQVIIKEINGEKCEPFEEMTIDLPENVSGKAIEMVTMRKGEMLSMEAKGDRMVCEFIVPSRGIIGLRNQLLTATAGEAIMAHRFKEYQPIKGGIPERQNGSLVSMENGTAIPYSIDKLQERGKFFIDPGEDIYEGQVIGENSRQDDMTVNVTKTKKLSNVRSAGADDKAKIVPAIKFSLEEALEYIQKDEYVEVTPNHLRIRKILLKEVDRKRNKSL
- the kdsA gene encoding 3-deoxy-8-phosphooctulonate synthase gives rise to the protein MTTVPKLKHTDSDNFFLLCGPCAIEGEDMALRIAEKVVSITDKLQIPYVFKGSFKKANRSRIDSFTGIGDEKALKILKKVSETFDIPTVTDIHEVSDAAKAAEYVDVLQIPAFLVRQTDLVVAAAETGKVVNLKKGQFMSPESMKHAVQKVKDSGSDKAWITDRGTMFGYQDMIVDFRGIPTMRQYAPTVLDVTHSLQQPNQTVGVTGGRPDMIETIARAGVVNNVDGLFIETHFDPANAKSDGANMLHLDNLEGLLTNLTKIRKVVTSL
- a CDS encoding DUF1801 domain-containing protein translates to MNPAEDYILKQDEPYKTILLQLQAIIEAVLPNAELLFKWRIPFYYNDGIPICFLNKSKDYVDFAFWHFDKLEKYTEYFIDANRKSIRSLRFKSVEDINDEVLVYVLQKQLEINTNPFKLILGKKKT
- a CDS encoding winged helix-turn-helix domain-containing protein, with amino-acid sequence MSIINNINKLFDHRIRLGIMSVLMVNEYADFKTLKELLGATDGNLASHTKALENAEYILVEKQFIGRKPNTRYSATKLGKAEFKKHIEALEKLISKT